One genomic region from Prevotella sp. Rep29 encodes:
- a CDS encoding bifunctional 3-deoxy-7-phosphoheptulonate synthase/chorismate mutase type II, with product MTEELCLEPLGLPGEGRRPLVVAGPCSAETEEQVMATALQLKALGYKIFRAGIWKPRTHPGGFEGQGKRALPWLRRVKEETGMLIATEVATPIHVEQALNNGFDLLWIGARTTANPFAMQAVADELRGVDIPVLVKNPLNPDIELWIGALQRLNHSGVKRLGAIHRGFSIYESEMYRNAPMWQVVIELRRRIPEIPIFCDPSHIGGRRDLILPLCQQAMELGLDGLVVESHCSPDEAWSDAMQQVTPEELHRLLAQIVIRDEKVPTENITALRKEMEIVDDQMMELLIRRMKISRQMGIYKKEHNMPVLQLMRYSEILDKRSAQGERCGLSPSFVKRIFENIHEESVRQQIDIVNSQQENA from the coding sequence ATGACTGAAGAACTGTGTTTGGAACCGTTGGGACTGCCTGGTGAGGGCAGGCGACCGCTCGTCGTTGCCGGTCCCTGCTCGGCTGAAACTGAGGAGCAGGTGATGGCGACCGCCCTTCAGCTGAAGGCATTGGGCTACAAGATTTTCCGTGCAGGAATATGGAAGCCGCGAACCCATCCCGGAGGCTTTGAAGGACAAGGAAAGCGCGCATTGCCGTGGCTCAGGCGTGTCAAGGAAGAGACGGGAATGCTCATCGCTACCGAGGTGGCTACTCCCATACATGTGGAGCAAGCGCTGAACAACGGTTTCGACCTGCTGTGGATAGGAGCACGGACGACTGCCAATCCATTTGCGATGCAGGCGGTGGCAGACGAGCTCAGGGGAGTGGACATCCCCGTGCTGGTGAAAAACCCGTTGAATCCGGACATCGAACTCTGGATAGGGGCTTTGCAGCGGCTGAACCATTCGGGAGTGAAACGCTTGGGAGCGATTCATCGGGGCTTTTCGATTTATGAAAGCGAGATGTACAGGAATGCTCCCATGTGGCAGGTCGTTATAGAGTTGCGGCGGCGCATTCCCGAGATTCCTATTTTCTGCGACCCAAGCCATATCGGTGGGCGGCGCGACTTGATTCTCCCGCTCTGCCAGCAGGCAATGGAACTGGGACTCGACGGACTCGTTGTTGAGAGCCATTGCAGCCCGGATGAGGCTTGGAGTGATGCCATGCAGCAAGTGACGCCTGAAGAGCTCCACCGGCTGCTGGCGCAAATCGTCATACGTGACGAGAAAGTGCCGACAGAAAATATCACTGCCCTCAGAAAAGAGATGGAGATAGTTGACGACCAGATGATGGAACTGCTTATTCGGAGAATGAAAATCAGCCGTCAGATGGGAATTTATAAGAAGGAACATAATATGCCTGTACTGCAACTCATGCGCTACAGTGAGATTCTCGATAAGCGTTCGGCACAGGGCGAGAGGTGCGGACTGAGCCCGTCGTTCGTGAAAAGGATTTTCGAGAACATCCACGAGGAATCGGTGCGCCAGCAGATAGATATAGTGAACAGTCAGCAGGAAAACGCATAA
- a CDS encoding endonuclease/exonuclease/phosphatase family protein — protein MIGTLLVSFLTLVQLNCENVFDCRHDEGKNDYEWLSDAGRHWSYKKYWRKLNNLSKEIISCGGEGAEWALPDLVALCEIENDSVMVDLTRKSLLRKAGYHYVMTTSPDERGIDVALMYSPYSFALLRHHTLRVEPVGNRHPTRDILYASGRLVSGDTLHVYVVHAPSRSGGERASRPYRLKVAERLCQSIDSLRQTTPNPHIVVAGDFNDYSGDSTLVRLAQHGLTDVSEGVEGTHGAKGTYKYQGKWGSLDHIFVSSSWSSRLVDCRIHDLPFLLEKDEKYGGMQPRRTYVGFRYHDGFSDHLPLVARFLLPATETGNE, from the coding sequence ATGATAGGCACGCTGTTGGTCTCGTTTCTCACGCTCGTCCAGCTCAACTGCGAGAACGTGTTCGACTGCCGTCATGACGAGGGGAAGAACGATTATGAGTGGCTCTCGGACGCAGGAAGACACTGGAGTTACAAAAAATATTGGCGCAAGTTGAACAACCTCTCCAAGGAGATTATCTCCTGCGGTGGGGAAGGAGCGGAATGGGCATTGCCCGACCTCGTGGCGCTTTGTGAGATAGAAAATGACTCGGTAATGGTTGACCTTACCCGCAAGTCGCTGCTCAGAAAAGCCGGCTACCACTACGTCATGACGACATCGCCCGACGAGCGCGGCATCGATGTGGCACTGATGTATTCGCCTTATTCTTTTGCGCTTCTTCGTCACCACACACTCCGCGTCGAGCCCGTCGGCAATCGCCATCCTACACGCGACATCCTGTATGCCTCGGGTCGGCTGGTCAGTGGCGACACGCTCCACGTCTATGTAGTGCACGCACCGAGCCGGTCGGGTGGGGAACGTGCGTCGCGTCCCTATCGGTTGAAGGTGGCAGAGCGGCTTTGCCAGTCCATTGACTCCTTGCGACAGACGACGCCGAATCCGCACATCGTTGTTGCCGGCGACTTCAACGACTATTCGGGCGACAGCACCCTTGTCAGACTGGCGCAGCATGGATTGACAGACGTGTCGGAGGGTGTGGAGGGCACGCATGGCGCTAAAGGCACGTACAAGTATCAAGGGAAGTGGGGGAGTCTGGACCATATCTTTGTAAGCAGTAGCTGGAGCAGCCGGTTGGTTGACTGTCGGATTCACGACCTGCCCTTCCTGCTTGAGAAAGACGAGAAGTACGGAGGCATGCAGCCGCGCCGCACCTACGTCGGTTTCCGCTATCATGACGGCTTCAGCGACCACCTGCCACTGGTGGCGCGCTTTCTCCTTCCAGCCACGGAAACAGGCAATGAATAA
- a CDS encoding M15 family metallopeptidase, producing MKRMTIFISALLMAVLTACSKSDDNTIADLTVLTEWQAGKTVLAEAVAAYGGIDKCFAAEPIPDGVWARMQGKTYKENPHIGRGDLRHIRALHWDYDNQMHVGEMICNKEIADRVARILRQLFDAKYPIQRMVLPDVYNADDETQMRDNNSSCFCYRAIAGSTKLSKHARGLAVDINTLYNPYYKDRADGTRFIQPATAAEYCDRTKSFPYKIDHNDLCFKLFTEAGFEWGGDWRTCKDFQHFELIGE from the coding sequence ATGAAACGAATGACGATTTTTATCTCAGCACTCCTGATGGCTGTGCTGACAGCGTGCAGCAAGAGTGATGACAATACGATAGCAGACTTGACGGTGCTCACGGAATGGCAGGCAGGAAAGACTGTCTTAGCTGAAGCCGTGGCAGCCTACGGAGGCATCGACAAGTGTTTCGCTGCGGAACCTATCCCCGATGGCGTATGGGCGAGGATGCAGGGAAAGACTTATAAGGAGAATCCGCACATTGGGCGTGGTGACCTGCGCCATATCCGCGCACTGCACTGGGACTATGACAATCAGATGCATGTCGGCGAGATGATTTGCAACAAGGAGATTGCCGACCGCGTGGCACGCATCCTGCGTCAGCTCTTCGATGCGAAATACCCCATCCAGCGGATGGTGCTGCCCGACGTCTATAACGCTGACGACGAGACGCAGATGCGCGACAACAACTCGTCGTGTTTTTGCTACCGCGCCATCGCTGGCTCCACCAAGCTGTCAAAACATGCCCGTGGGCTGGCAGTGGACATCAATACGCTCTATAATCCTTACTACAAGGACAGAGCCGACGGCACTCGCTTCATCCAACCTGCTACGGCTGCTGAATACTGCGACCGCACGAAGTCATTCCCCTATAAGATAGACCACAACGACCTCTGCTTCAAACTTTTCACCGAGGCAGGCTTTGAGTGGGGCGGTGACTGGAGAACGTGTAAGGACTTCCAGCATTTTGAACTGATTGGAGAGTGA
- a CDS encoding tetratricopeptide repeat protein, producing the protein MKTKRILFLLMVIFTISFAYGQEADEKLGKAEALCKEGIALHDQGKFEEAIKKYDEGLKLLPYNATLIYEKAYSLEAMGKRAEAKKLLGKLYKKGNTGEDVSLPYMAYANLLDDDGEAMQALEVYDKALEYVSPSDVSTTQLINYNKALTLYNLKDEDKAKIEDREQQISDHLDNSIECKATHPSSYLIYGRLMADIGAYYNAIAYLGITALLAGERIGALEAALNEWENKELDPDSGPLTTLSLNKVKEVLKAEPSEFGRLYDIFTTVIPAICSDTLGVPVPFSYAYDLVNDGIVHFFSELKRQGLLECFFHVAMKNAKVQYISNANWLTGHKSEEERLWNTIDELGVFKGDLKFGYVPDFVEFSTAEEARRHNIDAMAACKFFMTHTIDSKDIPDVRKYILAWSVASPDVHVNIGAKVMDWANTNADYLTAYLAGCSFYSLTSHQKEWNKEIFERGVLEVLKLYNSNKHVLGENENLEKLLELFMSEGDGFKNFIEENYNK; encoded by the coding sequence ATGAAAACAAAAAGAATTTTATTCCTGTTGATGGTGATATTTACCATTTCGTTTGCATATGGACAAGAAGCGGATGAGAAATTGGGAAAGGCAGAAGCCTTGTGTAAGGAAGGTATAGCTCTTCATGATCAGGGAAAATTTGAAGAGGCTATCAAAAAGTATGATGAAGGATTGAAACTGCTTCCTTACAACGCTACGCTGATATACGAGAAAGCATATAGTCTGGAGGCTATGGGCAAGAGGGCAGAGGCTAAGAAACTACTTGGGAAGTTGTATAAGAAAGGAAATACCGGCGAAGATGTGTCGCTCCCTTACATGGCTTATGCAAATCTCCTAGATGATGATGGTGAGGCAATGCAGGCTCTGGAGGTGTATGATAAGGCATTGGAATATGTTTCTCCTTCTGATGTCTCCACCACTCAGCTTATTAATTACAACAAGGCTTTGACTCTCTATAATCTTAAAGATGAGGATAAGGCAAAGATTGAAGATCGTGAGCAGCAGATTTCCGATCATCTTGATAATTCAATAGAATGTAAAGCCACTCATCCTAGTAGTTACTTAATTTATGGGCGACTTATGGCTGATATTGGTGCATATTATAATGCTATCGCCTATTTGGGAATAACCGCCCTGTTGGCAGGTGAAAGGATTGGCGCACTTGAAGCAGCATTAAACGAATGGGAAAATAAGGAACTAGATCCTGATTCCGGACCATTGACCACTCTTTCACTGAACAAAGTGAAGGAAGTGCTAAAGGCTGAGCCATCCGAATTCGGTAGGTTGTATGACATATTTACCACCGTCATTCCTGCAATATGCAGTGACACTCTTGGTGTTCCTGTTCCCTTCTCGTATGCATACGACTTGGTGAATGATGGTATTGTGCATTTCTTTTCCGAGTTGAAGCGACAGGGACTGTTGGAGTGTTTCTTCCATGTGGCTATGAAAAATGCCAAGGTACAGTATATATCTAATGCCAACTGGCTTACAGGTCATAAAAGCGAGGAGGAACGCTTATGGAATACTATAGATGAACTTGGAGTGTTCAAGGGTGACCTGAAATTTGGATATGTTCCCGATTTTGTGGAGTTCAGTACGGCGGAGGAAGCGCGTAGGCATAATATAGACGCTATGGCTGCCTGCAAATTCTTTATGACACATACAATAGACTCAAAGGATATTCCTGATGTAAGGAAATATATACTTGCATGGTCTGTAGCTTCACCTGATGTGCATGTCAATATTGGAGCGAAGGTGATGGATTGGGCAAATACAAACGCTGATTATCTGACAGCTTATTTGGCTGGTTGCTCTTTCTATTCCTTAACTTCACATCAGAAGGAATGGAACAAGGAAATCTTTGAAAGAGGTGTGTTAGAGGTGCTGAAGTTGTACAATTCCAACAAGCATGTTCTTGGTGAAAATGAGAATTTGGAAAAACTGTTGGAGCTATTCATGAGTGAAGGTGATGGCTTTAAGAATTTCATAGAAGAAAACTACAACAAATAA